Within the Vanessa cardui chromosome 6, ilVanCard2.1, whole genome shotgun sequence genome, the region AACAATTACCAGTGTAGCCACTTGCCATCCGATCAACACGTCGTGGACATTCGCTGAGGtctctaaaaatatttcttaacggGGATGGAAGATCGTTCTATTCCAAACATAATAAGGAAagagccaaataaacaacatgtaAAAGCAAATTGATTGAtcatgatattcactatggatttgcaaaaAATTGCGTTTTTAACGTACCTAACTATAACTGATTTATTAACAATCTcatgaaatacaaattaaatgttttgtttaccttaattaatttattttatttggttcatcaacaattatttttttctacttaactggaataggctatatgctatgttttttagatttttatggACGTATAATCAACCGaagaggaaaaataaaacaaaacgttcTTTGCATAgccatatttttcttttatttttataacgatcGCGTCGTTGACGAATTCTTGAATAGTAATATCGTCCTCCTGATCAGTAATTTGCCGATATTAAATCCTATTTGTCATACTCTTTCATTTCAATTTCAAGCATGCTCATTCTATTCatcgttttttttacaattcattGCACTTActcatttgataaaaataaaatcgaagcATTCTTTACTACGAATGTTTATACTGCTAACTCAgttctaaacaaaaatatttgcaaatattaatgaaaagatTTATAGAATACCCTCAGAAACAACTGTTGTAGCTGCCGTGCAATTCTGTATGTGTGCATGTAATACTTGTTATTACACGCagtaatttaagaaaattaaatatttttgctagATCAGCCATACTAAACCTTTATAGTGACTATAATATAAATCCTGTCGCCATAAAATTGGTTGTCTTTTTTTAGGTCTAACGTCCAAAACAGACTTTTTGAGAAAAACgttgaaataaagtaaaaagccATAAGCTTATTCGTTTTTAGTAATTGTACTTTTTAATAATCACAATTAGTCTAAATTTAGAAGTCCCATAGCACTTAGATAGGTAGAAacgcttttaaattattatggaaGAAGTAGGGTAGGTTTTCTCTTAGTAGTACTAAAATTACCTAATGGAACCGTGTCTCTCGTTCATATATCAGTTGGTTGATACATTTTTGACACCTTTCGATGTTTGAAATTACGTAACACAACCCAGGAAATAGAGGGACATGTACTAGGCGCATACATCACTTACGAAACTTTATTAACGCACAGAAGCTGTAGTAAAGTCAATTTTTATGTCATGGTATCCGAGTATTTCTAAAATTTCATTGCTCTTACTGAAATGTGCAAATAAGGATGccattaatgatattataataaacagatatgttacatCCCAAGTATTTAAAGAGGatatagcttgataaaaacaataagtaaaagggataactagatgttttaattacgtaaaacgtattactacataattatgatgaaaacgactaaagacaaacgtcccgattaggacgttttctagtcttcactttttgtgcgttaatgacatatctgtttactagaacatcattggatgCCATACTATTGaacattttagtattatttgatttaactttGTGCAACGTGATTCGCCAACGTATTAGTTAGATGGTTTTgctatattatgaataatgctAAGTTATGAATATTTGGGGCTTATAAGACCAGTCGGTATTGGTGGCCAATAATCTATTTGAATGAGAAAGGGACTGATTGTATACGTAAttggattttaatataataatggcaTTAGCTACCTTGTTTATGTAACGATTAGCTATACGCTTCCAGCTATATCTTGCGGTGAAATGGATTTGTGGTGCCAATAACTTTTTGAAATTTCTGATCAACCACCGGCtcgatcgaaaaaaaaaatcaagcatCTGTTCTCTTCAGAAGCTACAgctatatctaatattatattgatataagacAGACCTTCAGTAATAGACAATGTTTAAAAACCAatattgtaagtatatatataaattctacATTAAACTATGTTCCATTTACCTTTGTATGTAGCGAGAACGTTAGAAATTGCATTAGAAATGAAGTATTTAAGTCTATCTTCTCTCTTGCTAATGCAGACTATACTACTGAtaatttgtaagtatttatttgttatttaagctTACTAAACTTAAGTaagagttaaaaatattatggtcaacttggtacaaataaatacttttcagttaaaaattaaggcaatatttaaaaatgtcagttaatgattgattttattttatttatgtaggaTCTTACACCTAAATAGAAAACTTTAATTGTGACAAAAGAAAATCACATAGCTATTAACTTACTATCGTTTTGTATTTATGGAAgctatataatacattaaatttaaaactttacattatctttataaaacaGATACAGTATTAAATACATGTAGTAATAgtattaactaatatttacaaatccTTGAAACAACTAtacactttattaaattaataataatttaatatattggaTAAATGGACAGGCAACAGTTTTAACattcatttcttttaaattttttgtttgattCAGTCACCACATCTTCCAATTTATTCAATCTTCTCATTTTGAGAAATGAAGTACTGTCACTTTCACTAACATTTTGTCGAACACAGTTCACATTGGATACATTTTGATTATGTAcaccatattttttatcactgaagttcttacttttatttactattaaagtATTTTGAATATCTTTAACCAAATCACTAGTGTGCAATTTAATAGGTATAAGAATTTGATTTTCATTGTCACTCTTCTTTACAAAGTCTGGTTTTATTTGCATCACAGATCTATTTTCATTATCACTAGAAAGTCGAATAGTTTTTCGCACATGTATTGTGTCTGAAGTGTCAACAAAatttcgttttactaatatttcaCCAGTTGATGTTTGTTTCAGGAAGGTAATTGTAGCTCCGTCAGATTCCTTTACGTCACATTTGTGAACTTTTAAGGTAGTAGTTCCTTTTTCACCATCTGTGCTGTCTTCTGGTTGTTCTTCTGTTTCAATTAGTTTACCTGTaagttaatatgtataaaataccataattttaatatattttaaattatgattatatattatactttaccATTTAACGTAGGGAATGTAATATCTGGCAAATTTAAATGCGAATCTGGGTTGTATTTGtgcattaaaatttttaataaatttgaaatctcCTCTCGTTTTCGCGTCACTACAATCTCATCAAACCAGTTGGCTAATTGTTTAATTGGCAGTGTATAATCCAGAATGGGAACctaaaagttaatttaagattaaataaaggTCACATGTATGCTATAtagtaataagaatataaaaaaaatcagttaccTTAAAAAACTGTTCaacatattgtaataaatacaatcCACAATctgtaaagttattttgttgTGGAATTTTTGGACAGCTtcctttaatattatctttgttAAAAACTTTATGTTTAGAGATCTgtaatgtatgaaataaattctataatagacacattatgtttataataaacttttacataattaaattaaaaatgttattcttattccacaaattatatttttttttacctttgccTGAAATTCACAAGTTAAATAGTCTCGCAATGTTGCCACAACCCTTGATCGAGAAGCACCAGCTAATGAGTCAAATATGAGAATACAGGGCCTGAAATAGATagataagattaattttaaaattctgaAAACATGTGAAACaatcattcaaaataattactacaataatatattaaattaaaaccggggcaaatataaatattaaaatattgcattttatgtatataaaacatgagaAACAATACTAAAGatcatttaacaatattatattattaatattagaatacattatatttaagcactgaaaatgtgttaaaaatttaatttcttactGTTTAATTGGTTCATTTTTTCTAATTGCTGGTGTTTGTATTTCAGGCTTTTTCTCAACTTGGGCTTTCTCTGTCTCTTCCTCATCTGAATCACACTGCATGTCTAAATCACTTTCctggaattaaattaaaaaagttattttaatcccatattttaaattatgagcTCTTATGAGGTATATTGTACATAACAATTTCAAAAATCCCAGTAATAACAGGCACATTCAAGCCTATTTTATACTATGACTCTATGGAGGCAGAGCAGTACCTTTAAAcatcaattatttatcaaaCTGTAACATGTGTATTTAACAAACACATGCAATCTATATTTAACATGAATATAGTTAATTCACCAATAAATAACCTACCTCAGCTTCTGCCTCATCACGCTCACTAAGGTTATCAGAGTCACAACTTAATGTAAGCTGTTCCTGTTTTGTAAGTGGTGTGATTGTTGTGCTTCCTATTTGCATTGAGGATCTGCgttctgaaataaaaaagacataatTATACTTAAAGATTCAAGAAAAGCACATTGAGGATATGAGATACTTTTCCagtacatttatatatctttaagccatttaataaaataaatttaaatattagtttcaaTATGCATTattgtataatgttatatatatatatatataccacatAAATTGTAACCCCCAATTTTACCCCTTGGAGGAGAGAGGAGTAAACTAGCTTCACAtcaaatttcttataaattgaTTGAACAGTTTAAATGTGCAAAGGTATCAGACAGGCTTACTTAGATAgcatacatatttcatttataaatctcaccttttttcttaatttcttGTGGTGTCACTGTTCTGTTGTCAATCATACTTCTGCAACCATCTAGGCTTGGATAACAAATGATAGCCACAAACCAATGACAATTTTCATTAATAGGAACTACAATAAAATCTTTCTcaaatatgtttacatttttcgTCCAAGTTTTAACTCTAGCGTGTCGTTTTTGAGCAGGTGTCAAACTGCTATCCCATTCATGAGGGTTTGAACTTTTATTAACTTTGCTTGGTTTAGTGGTAagccttttataaaaaaatgtactaaaaatatgAGTCTTTTCTCTCTGACTATGCGTTAAAATATCATGtactaaatgttttaaataaaaatctattataacATCATTCAAGAATTGATCTTGAGCTAGGCACATGTAATCCTCTGTATTTATTGGAATCCCGCCTTTGCCAGGTGGATAAATAAGAATTTGGCGTATTTCAGCTGGGTTGGaactaaaaaagaaaataaattatttttaattgtggtATATACATTTAGActgtgaaaaattaaaactatatagtTTTATCACCATCGGAagttatataagtaaaatttgataaaatttatttatgctttaGAGAGTTTTGTTACCTTTTTTATGCAAGAAATAGAGTAATATATGTAGGCAATATAATCAGTTAAAtcatttgatactttttttttattaagtccaACAAAATATTGACACATTCTTACCTTTTAGTTCCTGAAGGTATGGAAGCACTCAAGGATCTAGTTGCCATTTTTTGCACATTATTGCTCTCCTTAGGACAGGTTCTTACTAAAATTTCATTTGCTTCTCTTACATTTAATTCATCCATCACTTTACCGAACAATTCTTTTAATGCAGCCTTTGCTTCATCTGATATTACTTCCGGTAACAGAGTTATTCTTTTATAGGGGTCTTCTTTTGACATGGGATTGTAGAAAAgacctatttaaatataagagaatatttaaaaaaaacatttatatgcaaaatataGTTATACAACACACATTTCATCACGAGCATCTCTGTATATTTCCTTGGTACTATAATTCAACATGACCATTACAATGAAACATTTAATCTCCTAGATGCAATTTTTCTGTTACAATGATTTCTATCAacacagataaattataaacacaaaaaaaaacttttgttatcATGTTTACATGTCCATATTACTATCTTAACTGTGAATAATACTGTTtttggtaattaaaaatatatactaacctGATTCTTCTACCATATCTAATGCTTTTCTAATTGAAACACCACATTTATTCATAGTGTACAAAAAAATCACAGGAAGGCCTTTCCCAAAATGTACTAATATTCTAACAACTTCTTTAAATGGTATTTGAAGGGCAATTTCTCTTGCTTCATATTTTAATGAAGGTGCAACAATTTTAATACCCCTTGTTGATATGTGAAcctgaaaataaaaagttaaagttggaattatatttatatttaaaatatcaaagaagatactaaaaactataaaaattctacatatttttaacatagAAAAACTCCTTGACTCACCTTCTCTTTTGGTGTGTATCTGTATGAACCTATTCTAATTGTTCGGCAATTAAGAAAAGCCTCAACACCTTGCAAGCTGTTAAAATTTACTTCTCTGCTTTCATCTAAAAAAATGGATtacttcattaatatttaatattaggatTGAACAATTAAGAACtataaattcattattcataaattttatatgaaataatctGTTTAAGACACCATTCAATATTCACTTAGGTACTCCAGGTtaggttatttataaataataaatattaatacaatgtatttatattattctaatacatatatttcttcTTAAATCTTAAAGAGTATGTCTAGattcaaataacttttaaaattactcGAATAAAAAGACAGACGGCTAAAAACAGGCcttgctttaaatatataaacattgtcGTTGTGTAGTCCGTATATTACACATGTGAGTATACAAAAAGAGTAAATAGTTTGTAAACAAAACTGAAAAATGATGACCATGTATGATGTATTTCAgataaaaagtaatgttttaatattatgaaatattaaaaagccGACTGTAAAAACTAAAGTCGTCATTGTGTATTTATTGATCAGACATCCAAGTTTGTAAGGATAAAATGAGCCTAAACGTAACTTAttgttataaaagtttttaaatcactCAAAACTAAAGAGTAACTACCTTTTTTCATGATGCTGCTGTTGCCTCGAGACATTATTTTaaccatttataaatacaaaacgcACCGCACTTTTATTCACCATGACAGCGAGCGATAATGGCGAATGACAACGGCGTACGACAATATGACAGACGACAGATAACACAAAATCGAATGAAGAAAATCGATTAAAATGGATGAATCGAAATAACGAACGAAAgccttaatatgtatataataattttaaatatcatttagcttggtataaaatatttattgctttgtggattatattattttgttctttactACATgagcaattttaaattgtactcGATTTATTTTCGACACAAGAAAATCGATTCGAACGTAACTTTCCATctcaatcaatattaaaattgttcccTGAGTATCATATAGAAATAAAGGTTTAGATGTTAAAtagacttaaaatattttttgcgaaATAAGAAGAGTGTGGGAAAAATTACCATTACGAACAATATCTGGCAAAATCTGTTTTAGACAGTATTCctacaaatgtaaataataaggaGAAATCATATTTTGCGAAAAGTGAGATTGGTACACCAATCCAATCGTAATTGTTATATAACAAGTACGAATAAATTGGCCGCCGGCGGTCCAAGATGTCGGGTGTGTATACTTCATAAGTGCTAACACTTTTCTAATTGACCTAagtatattacttaaaaataaataatgtctgGCAGCTCTAGGACCTAATCCTATATACGTCATTTATTTCTCAGACCTTTAAGAAAAACTTTTATGATTTTAGCttagtaagtaataaaataaattatataaaacagtaaattttttattcaatcaaaAATATCCTCGTCATAGCACCCATTTTGTCATTGGTCACCATTTAAATTGGCTAACAATTAAAAGTATGTAAAAACCCTTTAGGTCCACAGACCTCTGCTGTGGCCGGTTTGAGCGATCTTATAGCCGCAGaagaataatgaaataaaaatagacacAACCCAACAGCACAAGCTATAGGATTAAACGGAATCACGAGCTTTATAAGACATCGGAGCTGTAGCTTATTCGGAGCGGACCTTGATAGGTCGCTACCGACCGATCGTCAATTCTGGTGATTCACAGGGCTGCGTACTATCATTACCTTCTTTGTTTCatctgcatatcaatgactcGTTGCAAATCATCAACATTCACTGCACCTTTTATATTGTGCTAATATTTTTTGGGAAAACGTAGAGGAAAAGCGAAACAATCTTGTGTCTAAAATCGAGTTTTTGGTAAACAAAGTCTCGGAGTGGGCTCGGCTAAATCTAGTTCAATTCAACTCTAACACAAGTTTACACGTTAATCGCTAAAAAAATCCATTGATCGTATTTCTACGATTTGAGAGCATGTCCATTGCGACCACAGGTACTGAAAAAGGTATTGAAACACTTGGCGTTGATGTTGCGAACCTCGTTCAGTTTTGTGGCCAATTGGAAAATAATGCCAAATTTACATCAAAACAGCTTGGTAAGACAGTAAACGTGAACCTTAActgtaacgtttaagaaactgtCTTAAATTTGACGGTATCCACCGCAGTTCAATGTttgatcactctgcatcttctaccacTTTTTTCACACGGAATATATCGAGGATTTATTGGATTACTCCCGAATTTAACCTTCATCGAAGGTTAAATTCGGTTTAATTCCGATAACCACTTAGACGTCccataatttactttatttgatttttgaatcATTTTAAAACCAACTTTCGgcggtttttccaaaccgatacgccttgggaaccttcaagagaTGAGCGCTATTCTctattaaatttactaataggctatttgactggtttttaaaaccaattttatatatttgaagttaaggaacccagtaaaggttgtgttttttatttctagtacatatttgccgaaaaatataatattaaaaattccatatttaaatagcgcgcaaaaacgctacttggacaatatggcgctgcaatggggtcggtgacgtcactttattgtattttaatctgtggtacatacagtagaaaagcaaagtttacaagaaagcgACTTCACCATAAGcacggccaatcaggagcgttttgtgtcacgtgacaaacgtttgaaaaaatgcatttttatttatggatttttaaataaattaagtattattttcaactttccttATTAAAAGTagcagaaataaaaaatttcagCACACATGTATATGGCCGCTTTCTTGGGGTCAAGTCGCAGAAGTTCGTTAATTAAACTCGCACTACTGAATAATTGTTCACTTGGTACCCTACCTGGTGTGGTCGAAAAATATCTACGAGCTATTTGTTATAATTCTTGACGGTGGACGCTCCACCATTTTAGAGAATTTTCTTCAGCAAGTACCCTTTATTTATTGCGGTAAGAAATAACTTTGTCGATGGGGAAATTGTAAACCACTtgttgcaaataaatataaatctgcCTTAACACTCACTGTTTACGATAAGCGGGGTCCAAtacgttatatttaatttgcggTATACAAATGGTAAACAATACGAACAAAACTTCGCTCCTATCGAACAATGAGCACGCTCGATAGCCGGCTCcacgtaatttttattatgtagcaACTTGTAAGACATCCGCATTAGTATGCAACTTCGCATCGATTATTGCGGATGAGTAGTGGTTGGGATGTTTAAATTGACGCGGAAAACTCCCTCAGatgcgaataaaaaaaaaaaatagcggaGTTTGACAAGtgcaatactttttaaattaatatacttacggttatttattgattactaATTTAGCATCCAAACAACGTAATATGTCATGCAACATAATGATGAGgaagtattaaaatatctattatattgtaCGGCAAATTTCGCACAAAGAAAAGAAAGggattagtaaataataacgtAAGAATGGCTGAAGATTAGTCAGTTATGGACAAGAAAATATGTGATCAAAAACAGGACAAAAGACTGCGctatgaaatttgataaaaatagtacaaataCAATAGTAGCCatgattaaaaagttatatgtaaCGAAGAAAAAAATTTTGATAATGAAATGAAGTAAAACTAATGTGCAGAtagttttaataagttattacatattaaacacAGTACATCTTATAACGATAACGATTATTCATCTATCAATTACCCACTAATCCTAGTGGGTAATTGATAGatgaataatcataataatcagaataatttaaatttgcaatTTGCTACATGAAATCTCGAATAAAGAATTTGTTACGCAATTCCAATTAATTTATCCGTACCTACTTCCGTTTTTATGACTCTCCAAAGCATTAATAGACGTCCTTATGGTGatgtgtaaattaatataaatatgtttttaatagtaACTGAATTTACTCCGGTTAACTTGTAAACGATCTATCTGGTTCAGAAAGATTCCTTTTAAGAGTTACAGGCTGTTTTCTTGCTATTGAATTTTCATAACCAATTTTAAGCAGATTTTTTTACTAAGTATTAccttatttgtaaaacatatttagtGAGTTCAAATCATGACAACTGTTTCTCGAGCTGTATTGACACAGCTTTATTACAATCTGTACTATGTTTAGTATAAGCACCCATACGGCAGCGGGccctatatattaataataataaatgttctaCTTTTGGATATTTAACCTATTATgtggttatttactaatttaactGTAAATCAAATAACGAGCATTAATAGTCGTTTCTTTTAGTGAGATTGTTGACgcaactatatattaaaaaaagaactaaacgTCTTACTTTTAGTATATAATGTTATGACATACACATTACAGTACCTATATCGACTCGCTCTCACTGATTAATTCACaacaaatttaaatcatttcattGATAAcctaatgaattatattaatcacCTAAATTGTTGTATTCTTATATCGTTAGATTTTCTAGAAAATTCAGGAAAACAGAATACAAATAAACTTAAagtgatgttagtaaacatactatgacaaaaagtaaaaaaaaaactataataaattttttaattttaaaaatttataaaataaagagttaGCCtaatatcaatgatattctaattaacagatatgttatatccatactaaacaacagaaaaaagtgtgccgcgccggggaccgtttgcTTAGCTCCtttaacaataagtaaaagggataactagatgttttaattacgcaaaacatattactacgtaaaacgactaaaggaaaacgtcccaattaggacgttttctagtcttcactttttgcgctttaataacatatctgtttactagaacatcattgcctaATATATGTAGTAACTTTAAGGCTttgcttataaaatatagaaaacagtataatatttttaaatttaaaaatattatattgaatatgaaaagaaataagTACTTACCATCCATATTATCGATACCGATACCGCTGTCCGGAGTCCCCCCTTCGATTTCACTCAACGAGGGTTCCTTCATATTTATTGACTGTTCGtgctattaaaaaagaaaatatagaacttactattatttaatatttttaatattcatatctaCCCTACAAATATTCCTTCTGCCTCTACATCCATATATCTATATGTAACGCCAGGCCATGTAAATCGTTCGGATTTACCGtaccatcggattatgagagtgctGGAATATAGtgcacttgtttttttttataatatcggaAGGCGAACGAGGAAATGcaccaactgatggtaagtggccaccatcgcccataggcaatggcgctgtaagaaatataaaccattccttacattatcaatgcaccaccaaccttgataaccaagattttatgtcctttgtgcccatagttacactgactcaatcACCCttgaaactggaacacaacaatactgagtactgttgtttggcggtagaatatctgattagtgggtggtaccttcccagacgggAAGCCACAAAGCCACCAAGTGAAATTGGTTTTAAACCCAAAACATTTCCTGCCTAATTGAGTGATTCTTTAGATTGAATGCCGTGCCGTTAAATAGTAAGTCGGTCAGGatgataacaatttttataataaaaaacagtaaTTAATGTGTATTTGCTTACCTGATTATTTGATATTGAACTATTTGAATCCTCTTCATCTGAACTCAATGTCAATATGACTAGTTCAGGATCAGGCTGCTTGCCTCTCGGTTTCCGAACTCTTGAAGGTTTCTTATCTGCAACCTGTACGGCACAATTTTATGAGGTTAATGCCACGCATATTAACGAACGACATTAaactaataaatgaaaaaaacttactgttttattatttatggttttaactgttgttttcaataaatttaatttaatactttctCCTGAGGCACTgcaaagaaaaaagtaaataggtattatatttaaacagatcattttaatatatcatgtaaattatacaaaagtattcatgcttaatttataaataaaactgataattaattttctaaaatgaAAATCACGATGTTTCTTCATAGACAATCTATGTGATCAATTTTAATCTCAAGTTAGTATCAATATACATAACACAACATAAACGGTACTTACATTTGTTTATCTAATATTGATTTTTCAGGTTCCTTTTTCTTTTGTTCTACTTTCTTACTTGCTATTGGTACACTTTTAGGTTCTTCTGTAAATACTCTTTTACATCTATAACAACaaacataacaattattta harbors:
- the LOC124530647 gene encoding putative mediator of RNA polymerase II transcription subunit 26 isoform X5 is translated as MAQYYQIVGQGHSLTLEDLQRYCPNLICSDGIIVNQDDQQYPQQQVVVQQTDQPNDIIVSESVQPQLLVGDGLQYQQQYIIRHDPPSQAPRTDFQQQQQQQQQQQQQQQQQQQQHQQQALHRHQVYYTSDLPMDAQVVLQQAQQIIDASQRPQHLPPQQLMQHLQQQHQQQIHLQQLQQQQQQQQQLQHQLQQQQHQQHLQSQQIQPQQIQHQIVMHAAYVNQTGTPTRPAQPRLLNQSLNTPAGVTLVRTANRTVRPRRPAMRSPMPTPPLQVPPRLLNTQHQQATLNASVAGNGRGLATNGVRGARPARPGSPRVLNPHAAHAQHRPPRPRTPLLQQTQQQQQQQQQLQQHQLAQHVINHPQQIQQLNQLKLTTQQQQILLNQQNQQHAQQPARIITPQGTIVTQTLQTSMSQHHTVQTNISNGPLPQQNAINSTALRVSPHPQQVQQVKKVAVQPNNASDMDDLEESITAAIVQKNPVTENINPPQQFQTPSPLRQTHTGRLTPGPISAGVSQQHQINFSTQHGFQPQQLAFENSHMQQQPPQAINQLLMEPDNPEEERQFITLSNGQRMSVAEYRRMHSSRVLSQQQQQQQQQQQQTRESGRQTLVRSKEQQRPVQRVPPMQTQQQPNQLTEGSESGSGPSEQTFETQSAKMLIFLQNGEQRLITFTLPKESCTLQEVLEQVNVPFTEDTNIQCMQNTSSEIDYFVSVGSTTRIEEMLENHPMFVGDMSSRSSPNVLSQPHSSEMSTPEKGPCPENVNNSPESPEQRSPPPRFVNGMLAVCKSCGYTGFDFSRCERCKRVFTEEPKSVPIASKKVEQKKKEPEKSILDKQIASGESIKLNLLKTTVKTINNKTVADKKPSRVRKPRGKQPDPELVILTLSSDEEDSNSSISNNQHEQSINMKEPSLSEIEGGTPDSGIGIDNMDDESREVNFNSLQGVEAFLNCRTIRIGSYRYTPKEKVHISTRGIKIVAPSLKYEAREIALQIPFKEVVRILVHFGKGLPVIFLYTMNKCGVSIRKALDMVEESGLFYNPMSKEDPYKRITLLPEVISDEAKAALKELFGKVMDELNVREANEILVRTCPKESNNVQKMATRSLSASIPSGTKSSNPAEIRQILIYPPGKGGIPINTEDYMCLAQDQFLNDVIIDFYLKHLVHDILTHSQREKTHIFSTFFYKRLTTKPSKVNKSSNPHEWDSSLTPAQKRHARVKTWTKNVNIFEKDFIVVPINENCHWFVAIICYPSLDGCRSMIDNRTVTPQEIKKKERRSSMQIGSTTITPLTKQEQLTLSCDSDNLSERDEAEAEESDLDMQCDSDEEETEKAQVEKKPEIQTPAIRKNEPIKQPCILIFDSLAGASRSRVVATLRDYLTCEFQAKISKHKVFNKDNIKGSCPKIPQQNNFTDCGLYLLQYVEQFFKVPILDYTLPIKQLANWFDEIVVTRKREEISNLLKILMHKYNPDSHLNLPDITFPTLNGKLIETEEQPEDSTDGEKGTTTLKVHKCDVKESDGATITFLKQTSTGEILVKRNFVDTSDTIHVRKTIRLSSDNENRSVMQIKPDFVKKSDNENQILIPIKLHTSDLVKDIQNTLIVNKSKNFSDKKYGVHNQNVSNVNCVRQNVSESDSTSFLKMRRLNKLEDVVTESNKKFKRNEC